The Nitrospirae bacterium YQR-1 genome has a segment encoding these proteins:
- a CDS encoding sigma 54-interacting transcriptional regulator, protein MDKKEKTNELNPAKSKRGRKKSTEGQYNQSVSESPSKLSLKQKTYGEVVSYQLNYSSLAFLTRNDKMISIFNDLKSVAKTGYKVLIHGLAGCGKTLMAMMVHQLSERTDSAFAEFNTRAIAPSDMEIFLFGHVQYENETAKAGLLSQVNNGTLFVNDILNLPHWLLEKLLTAVDSHKYMPVGGDKPESLNVRLVTSVNNDIKSVISSNSTLEDLLYRLGDFFLPAPTLKEREGDIKLLFDHFLADTCKDLKIDVPVVSNEAYRALDNHTWPGNITELKSVAKNAALKAAPNMITTEHIIFLKQPYTLPQDGPHRLKDIISGVVATYEIL, encoded by the coding sequence ATGGACAAGAAAGAGAAAACTAATGAGTTAAACCCGGCAAAATCAAAAAGAGGCAGGAAAAAATCCACAGAAGGACAGTATAACCAATCAGTTTCAGAATCTCCCTCAAAGTTAAGCTTAAAGCAGAAGACATATGGAGAGGTTGTATCTTATCAGCTTAACTACAGCTCTTTAGCATTCCTTACACGCAACGACAAAATGATTTCTATTTTTAATGACTTAAAATCTGTTGCAAAAACCGGCTACAAGGTATTAATCCATGGCCTTGCCGGCTGTGGTAAGACTCTGATGGCAATGATGGTGCATCAGCTGAGTGAACGTACAGACAGCGCTTTTGCAGAGTTTAACACAAGGGCAATAGCACCGTCTGATATGGAAATCTTTTTATTCGGGCATGTTCAATATGAAAATGAGACTGCAAAAGCAGGCCTTTTGAGTCAGGTAAACAACGGAACCCTGTTTGTTAACGACATCTTAAATCTGCCCCACTGGCTGCTGGAAAAACTCCTTACCGCCGTGGATAGCCACAAGTACATGCCTGTTGGCGGCGATAAACCGGAAAGTTTAAATGTCCGCCTTGTTACGTCAGTTAACAATGATATTAAAAGCGTTATAAGCAGTAATTCCACACTTGAGGACCTGCTGTATCGCCTTGGTGATTTCTTTCTGCCGGCTCCAACGCTAAAAGAAAGAGAGGGTGACATTAAACTGTTGTTTGACCACTTTTTAGCGGATACTTGCAAGGACCTTAAAATAGACGTTCCCGTTGTTTCCAATGAGGCCTACAGAGCTCTTGATAACCACACATGGCCTGGCAACATCACAGAGCTAAAGAGCGTTGCCAAAAACGCCGCTCTCAAAGCTGCTCCCAATATGATTACCACTGAGCATATCATCTTTTTAAAACAGCCATATACACTGCCACAGGACGGACCGCATAGGCTTAAAGATATAATTTCCGGGGTTGTGGCCACTTATGAGATACTATGA